The sequence below is a genomic window from Saccopteryx leptura isolate mSacLep1 chromosome 3, mSacLep1_pri_phased_curated, whole genome shotgun sequence.
AAGAGAATTATTTCGAACCTGGATTCTATACTCAAATTACCAGTTAAATGTGAAGACAGACTAAAAACACATTCAGACATGAAAGGTCTCAAAACATCCTCCCCAACACTTGCAGGAAGCTGCTAGAGGGCATTTTCTCTCAAAACAAGGGAAtaagccaagaaaaaaagaaaaatgggctaCAGGAAATACAACAAAGGTGATAAAAGAAGTTCCCAGAATGACGAGAAAGAGTTCAGGAATCAGATGTGCAACTTATCTAGATTGGGACAGGTCAGAAGCTGTGAGTGAGCTTCCATAAGTGATGGAGATTATTCCTGTCATTGCCTGTGATGGTCCTAAACAAAGTTAGACAACTGGTGGTTTTGAGATGAATTAATTAGTGACgagaacaacagcaacaaaaagacaACTTGCTGCAGGAAAAACAAAATGTCAAGGAAAGTGATCATGGTATAGTCACTTTATGACTCAGCACTCCCTTTTAAATACTCAAAACAttgaatttaacaaaattaagaCCCAATTATACACTGAAGGTGGGATCTGGAGATAACCAGGATGGAAAACAGGTGCCTTAGGCAACCCCCAAATGGTAGTGGCAACCCCATTGTTGTTACAAGCCTTGTTGAATCATCTGACTCTGTAAAACATGCACATATaaccttgatttaaaaataagctatttatttttaattacaaaaagggAACATCTGTATCCAAGAAATATAGGCTCCCAGCAGCATGTTCCTGGCCATGGCAGGTATCATTCATTCTATATAGAAATACTCCCTCAGGTCTGTTCCTTGTTCCTGGGCTTCCTTCACATCTGTGGTTCTAGCATCTTCCCAGCTGTCCTTTCCTGAGCCATGGGGAAAATGTCGAGGAGGGTTACTATTCTCCATTTAACCACAGGACAGACAGAGGCTGGACTGTGTAAGGGCATATGGCTCCAGGAGAGGAAACCAGTGTATCAATTCAGAGGCTCTTCTCCAGAACCCTCAGCTCAGTGTAGCACCAAGTTCCCCTTTATGACAGCACTGCTCTCCTTCCTCAAACAAAGCCACAAGGCTACCTCCAGCCGGCCCCAAGACTAAAATTAATGTCCACTCTCTGCTAACTTTCATTGTGAAAGATAAATATTCCCTAGGCCCCTTTCATTGTCTGTAAAGGGTGAGATCCACAGCAACTCTCAAGGGCTGGAGTACAGAAAACGTCCGGTTGCCAAAAAGCATCTTCCTAAAACTACCTCTTGGGACAGGAACTATCAACCTCGTTTGCAAAACAACACTGTTCCAGTAACTATTCTGACCAAGCATAAGAAAGAATGGTCAGAACTGAAGAACGCAATGCAACACTGAGGATTTTAAATAAccacttctttatcttttattggtttgggggagggggtttagagaaaggagaaacatcaatttgttgttccccttattcatgccatcattggttgattcttgtgtgtgccctgaccagtgatcaaatccacaacctcagCACGTCAGGACGATgccctaatcaactgagctacccagccaggaccaacaCTGAGGATTTTTTAACAAATCtcagccacacacacactcatttaaGCATTCTTTGTAATAGCAACGCTAGAAACAAAAGTCCAATCAAACAGGAAAACTCTGAGAGTAGATAGATCTGTATGGGCCAATGTGAAAATATCCAGGCTGTGCTAAAGGAAAAATGTACACACCTGAAACTCATacaatattgaatatcaactgtaattgggATTAATTTTATTAAAGGGAAAAATGTCACACTTCCAATAGTGCCCATGGAGGATTGTCATGTGTAATGATCACAGGAACCACagcagggaggagtgggaaactTGGAGTTGGGTGCAGGTCTGACTTGTTAACAGCATACAGCTaaatgaggagcccaattcttcacatataaacaaaaaccacaaaacaaattttcttaaaaactgtagccttttttatttagttaagAGGTAGACAGATGAACATGGAAGGCTGTGCCATCTAACTTACCCAAAGTTCACACTCCACTTCATTCATCCATCCCACACTGTCAGAAATATTACAGAAACCACGACTGCCAGAGGCTTTTCTTCCTACTTCTTCATAGCAATGTCAGTAAACTGCTTGCAAAGAAGTTCCTCATTTAAATTCTCATTGTGCCCAAGAACCTCTTCTCTTCACAAGTTCCCATAAATGCCAGCAGAACTTGCCTCTACCAACAGGAGGGCAGAGTGCAAATGACTATTTGTCTAAGAGACTACATGGGGAGCTTCATATGTTTTGTTGTTAATCCCTGTACGTGTTCGGGCAGAAGCTGGTGACACTACCAAGCAGAGCATGGCTCTGaatggtgtttaaaaaaaaagaatcacaagtTATCTTCAGAGACATTAAAACATAATAGAACTgaagccagatacaaaaagataaatatgtaCAGGAAATCACAGCCAATAGGAACCAGTGGAAACTGGCTATTTAAACAGCTAATTTTAAGACAAGTCATATTTAGCACAAAAGCAACTGTAGCACAAGTAACACTTCCTCCCCACACCTCCCAAGCTTAAAGATTGTCCTGGGTCTTCTGTAACACTGTAATCATTCAGGGGAGCAGCAATGCTAAGGTGGCCCAAACGCTGACACATTTCTCATCTCAAATAGCTTCCGGCTCCAGGATGACGTATCTGAAGACCGCCATGATAGCAGCACTGATCACACCAGAAATGGGGACTGTGACAAACCAGGCCATGAAAATGTTGCGAAAAAGTCGCCAGTCAACAGCCTTTTTGGATCGGAGCCAGCCAACGGACACAACAGAGCCCACCTaggagagaaacaggagagaacTGGTTACTGAGTGCGGATGATAACTGGTACAGAGATGCATGACTGGAATAGGGAAGGAGCCCGACTGCTGGACTAGACTGAGCTCATGAAAGCTGGTTTGTAACAGGTTAAGGAGATTATCTGTAGGACGATGAAGGCAATATAAAAACCCAGCCATTAAATTTGTTAACTAGGATAAAATGTGATTGGAAAAAAacacttcctctttcccttctaaGCCACTGGAATTTAATGAACTGCACTAATAATAATTAGCTGCTTTACAAGATGCTTTGTAGGTTTTACAAAGATCATTCTAGAGTGAGGCTAACATTAGACCTAAGAGCTGACAGATCACCTGGCAAGAGAACCTGAAAGGGTGAGGCACAGGCTCCATGACGAGCCCCCGAAACTCCCCCTCAGGATGgtttcttcctttccccccaGTTACTATACGGTCACCAAGCAACCTTAGGGCTATTCTTCTTAGTCTTCAGTCCTGACAGGCTTTCAATACACTGCCCTTCAACCATCCAGCAGGCCTCACAGACGTGCCTGCTCCACATGAAAGAATGTTTGATCGTTTGGGAAGAATGCGTTTGTACTTAAATAAGGGTAACAGACACAGTAATTACATAATGTGAGCCTTCAAATTCTTGAAATGTCCTAAACATACAATTCTTCAAGACTCCACTATAAAGCTTTCtaaaccaaagtaaaaataaaattaaaaagcccaTATATTACCAGAACCATTCAGTGACACAGCATGTGACATTCTGCTTACTTTACAATGCGTTGTACTGATGGGAAGGCCAATGTTGGATGCAGTTACCACAGTGAGGGCAGATGCCAGTTCAATACTGAAGCCACTGGAGATACAAAAACATGACTTGTCAAgaatgaaattgatttttttttgataagCTAACACTACCTCAAAGTTAATGCCATCTTGTGGTGCCCCACTCAATGACAGTTTCCATGGACCTCTTTAATTTGTTAGAATTCTTAAAATCTACTTTACTTTCAATCAGGACACAagaattttcttctctctcttctctaacgttttgagtttttttaaggttttctggAAGCCCATTAATAACATTTatacttgtattttaaaaaatttggtaaaCATCAGTCTTGGCTCCCaagtaaaacaaaggaaaagtatACACAGCAGTTCAATCTTAGCACATCTATCTTTCTTCAGAAAAAGTTGTTCTGTAGTAAGATCACTGCAGTTGAATGAATATTTGACCAAAATTAGGTTTAAGGTCCAGATAACaggttaaatttaaaaagttcccAACAACAATAGGAACACCAAGAACATACACAAACTGAGTTACTTGAACCAGCAAGTTATCCGTGGCAGCGCCGCCACACGGCCACTGTGTACTCAGCAACAAGCCCCACTTTCCCAGCTCACCTGGAGGGGGTGATCGGTGTCAGATCTTTGCCCATGGTCTGGATGACTCTCCTTCCCCAGACCCACAGACCAAGACAGATCCCAACACCACCATACAGCAGAAGCCATATTGGGGTTGCTACTTTTGAAGACACATCTCTAGTGTCATAAACCAGGTACAGAGCGACCAGAGGGCCAATGGCATTGCTGAAAGAAAAATGAGGGCAAAGGTAAGTTTTTAGGCAGAACTGACAAGCTGTGGTTGGCTAAATAACTTACTAGTAGTCTTGACTGAAGCTTGAAGGTCACTTAACAATATCAGTTTTAGTATCCACAGAattctctctaaagaaaaaaactttactGCTTATTTTATTAAGTCAAAACTGTTATTACCTCATCTGACCTAGATTATTGAGTCCCACAGATGGTATAAGCACCACAGCCACAAGCACAGCCTTATAAAAACGTGAGCAGTTTAAGACTAGAACGAATGATGTGGAGATTCAGTCACTGACCTGACATCATTGCCACCATGTGCAAATGAGCCAAAGCAGGCTGTAAGGATCTGCAGGAACTGGAAGAGGAGAGACACTTCTGGTTTATCCTGGTCATTCCATTCTTCTAGAGAGCTACTGCTTCCTTTTCTGTCACCCAGACCCATCTCTGCCTTGGCGCTCATGTCCATCTCGGAGGCCGAGTGAATGTCAGACACAGCATTGCAGTAGCTGGTGTAACTGTCCATTCGAATTCGCTTCTTGCTCTCCGCGTTTGGCCACGTCAgcttctccatctcctcccctTTCTGCTCACCTTCTTTGGCACGGAATGAATCCAAAGGCATGCCACAAATTGCCATGGTATAGGAAGTGTAGCTATTGTTGCGCCTCAAGGGCTTGTCACCAGAATCTCCCATGCAGTCACCCACCTTCGCAAGATGCAGCTTGTGCAGCAGCTCTTTGTATAGGCCAGAGTCTTTGTGCACGGTGTGATACTGGTAGTGGCCACTGGAGTTGATCTGGTTGCTGACGGCCTGGTTGAACTGAACAAGGTTCCCATTAGGCAGCTGCACTGCACCTGGCCAAGACCAAAAGGTGACACACTCAACACAAAGATCATCAGGACGCAACAGTGCACCTCCGCACCAGCAGAAAAGTGAAACGACTTCCCCACCGAAGAAATTCCACTCACCATTCATGGCACTGTCCAGGCTGGTTTCCTCTTTCAGGTCCACACTGGGAAGCCGCTCTCGCTCCGGCGCTTCCTCCAAGTCTCCCAGCTTGAAGCAGACGGTCCTCTCTTCCACCACAGCCCGCAGGGGCACCATGGCAGGCCCCACCTCAGAAATGGGACTCCTGGTTTCAATGTCACTGAGAGATAATTTTGCTTCTTCATGATCTTCTTTCaagctattctttttttccattaaggGGCTTTCTGAAGGACTAGACTTTATTTCTCCTAGAAAAATGGGGGTTTTGTGTGATTTTCACCAAACCAACCTGTTCCCTTTCCCCACCTCAAAATAAGAACTATGTGAACTTCAATAAAATTCAGAATAATCTTCCCGTCTGTTTTATCTGTCACATGCCATGACCAGCGATACAGGACACATGGGGCCAAGGGCTGCAGTGTCTCAGTAGAGGACCCGACAGCAAAGGCTTGCAGGCTCCGCTGCTGTTCTTTACAACCCTTTACACAACATGAACCACGCTGAGCTCCTTGCTGATTGTTCTGTAGTGAAAGGTGATTCAAACCATGGCTGGCAAAGGATTGAAAATTTGGACTGCTTTGAGTTCGTATTTTTAAGAAAGGAATTCCTCCAAAATCCCCTCTGGGGACTGAAGCAAAGCAACACAGTTCAGTGCAGGCAACTGAAAGATGACAACTTTAATTTTTACTTCCATAAAACAGAGATGTGCCTACGATTTTGAATTCCACAAGAAGGCAGGAATATTTTCTGCCTACCATGCCAACACCCATTGTGTTTACACGCTTATTCAGGCATCACAGTTGAGCTACAGACCAGGATATAAAACATTAGCAGACTTGAACCATCATCTCCCAGCCTGAGGGAAGTGAGGTCAGCGGTCCTGAGGGCCTCACTCCCGCCCTGCGCTCAGGCACCTCAGAGCAGCTGCATGACACAGCACTGCTCCAACAGACATTGGCCACGCTGCCCGTGCCGCCTCCCTTCCAAAGAGCGAACTAAACCACTGAGCACTTGCAAGtgaaaggggcagagaaagaTTATATTGCTATTAAGAGAAATCCACCAGTAAAGAAAGGAATACAGATTTAAGATTGATACTAACCCAAATTTAGTGTTTAACAACACAATACTACGTGTAGTAATGGCCTGTCTAAATGATGCCTAACACTTGAAAATATGCCCCTCTAGAATTTGTGTTACAATCCTGAGAACTGGAAAGTCAGAAATACACATCAGCTGTAGCTTTGAGCATCTAAATCTGAAGTTATACACAGATGTAAATAGGGCAAACATTTCCTCTATGAAAACATTTTGTGCCTGCCCCTTATTTTTCATTAAGGTACCCTTAAGTGTCCTTAAGTACTCTCACTTAATGTAGGCTACAGATCTGTACTTGTTTATCATCACTGGCAACTGATCATGGTACAGGAAAAGGACAGATTAAATAAATGCCTAGCTTGTGTCCACAGCATAGATCCAACATTCCTTCTGACCAGTCTTACGTCATTTTAAGTCAGGAAGAACATACTCCGGATAAACCCATATCTCAAATACCCATTTAAAATTTCTGACTTTGCCAATCTAGTCAAACAGTAAATTTCTATAGGTgaccaaacaaaaaagaaataagcacattACGAGTTAAATTTTCTACCACAATGTGTTACTTACGTTCAATTTTCCTCTTCATCCTGGGACATACAAAGAACCAGACGATAAGGGCACAGAGAACTGCACATCCCACCGAGATGAGGATGGTGCCCCACAGAGGAAGTTTGTCAAAGCCCAGCACTAGGAGATAAAACGGTGCATCTTGAAAACCCCAGGGCTACAGCCCTTGCAATAGCGTGTAACCCTCCTGTGAGGACTCGGGTTTCTCACGCCAGCCCACCATCCTTACAGTGGCTGCCAGCCTTAGTCCACAGGATCTACTGTGCTTGTGGCTGTACAAACTTGGGAGGAAAATCCAACTGTCACCTGAAACCCACACCAGTCTCACCCACTTTAAATACCTGCGGGGCTGACCTCTCCCATCCATGCTCCTTCACAAACtagcttttttcctttctttgcctTAATGATAGGGGGGATCACTATACTGATAATCTATAATTAGTtatgaaaaaaaaggaaccacCCCACTCCCCAGCCTCCAGATGGTGGCTGTGCACATTACATAGGAAGGTACCTATAGTCACGTCA
It includes:
- the SLC20A1 gene encoding sodium-dependent phosphate transporter 1 produces the protein MASTATTLVASTVAAASTRVVSTVAAAAGQDYLWMLILGFVIAFVLAFSVGANDVANSFGTAVGSGVVTLKQACILASIFETVGSVLLGAKVSETIRKGLIDVEMYNSTQNLLMAGSVSAMFGSAVWQLMASFLKLPISGTHCIVGATIGFSLVAKGQEGVKWSELVKIVMSWFVSPLLSGIMSGILFFLVRAFILRKADPVPNGLRALPVFYACTVGINLFSIMYTGAPLLGFDKLPLWGTILISVGCAVLCALIVWFFVCPRMKRKIEREIKSSPSESPLMEKKNSLKEDHEEAKLSLSDIETRSPISEVGPAMVPLRAVVEERTVCFKLGDLEEAPERERLPSVDLKEETSLDSAMNGAVQLPNGNLVQFNQAVSNQINSSGHYQYHTVHKDSGLYKELLHKLHLAKVGDCMGDSGDKPLRRNNSYTSYTMAICGMPLDSFRAKEGEQKGEEMEKLTWPNAESKKRIRMDSYTSYCNAVSDIHSASEMDMSAKAEMGLGDRKGSSSSLEEWNDQDKPEVSLLFQFLQILTACFGSFAHGGNDVSNAIGPLVALYLVYDTRDVSSKVATPIWLLLYGGVGICLGLWVWGRRVIQTMGKDLTPITPSSGFSIELASALTVVTASNIGLPISTTHCKVGSVVSVGWLRSKKAVDWRLFRNIFMAWFVTVPISGVISAAIMAVFRYVILEPEAI